A region from the Actinoplanes sp. OR16 genome encodes:
- a CDS encoding ABC transporter permease gives MIAVSLSRGHVELLQFTRDKTALVFTFLFPAMLLLLFGTIFGDDYTDSGVSASQVFTASMIAYGVLNTAFVTMGSGLALDREDGTLKRLRGTPMPVSAYLIGKALLVLALSLAESALLILMGVLVFDMPLPDAQHWLTFSWIFLLSVIACSLLGVAVSALVRNARNAGGILNVPVVALQFISGVFIQPMSQLPDWLITVASIFPVRWMAQGFRYVFLPEAAQNQELDGSWQLGTVALVLGAWCVIGLLLCLRTFRWNNSER, from the coding sequence ATGATCGCCGTCAGTCTCAGCCGCGGGCACGTGGAACTGCTCCAGTTCACGCGTGACAAGACCGCGCTCGTCTTCACGTTCCTCTTCCCGGCGATGCTCCTGCTGCTCTTCGGAACGATCTTCGGGGACGATTACACCGACTCCGGAGTCAGCGCGAGCCAGGTCTTCACCGCCAGCATGATCGCGTACGGGGTGCTGAACACCGCGTTCGTGACGATGGGCTCGGGGCTGGCCCTGGACCGGGAGGACGGCACGCTCAAGCGTCTCCGCGGGACTCCGATGCCGGTCTCCGCGTACCTGATCGGCAAGGCTCTTCTGGTTCTCGCCCTGAGCCTCGCCGAGTCGGCGCTGCTGATCCTGATGGGCGTGCTGGTCTTCGACATGCCGCTGCCGGACGCCCAGCACTGGCTCACCTTCTCCTGGATCTTCCTGCTCTCGGTGATCGCGTGTTCGCTGCTCGGCGTCGCGGTGAGCGCGCTGGTCCGCAACGCCCGCAACGCCGGCGGCATCCTCAATGTGCCGGTGGTGGCGCTGCAGTTCATCTCCGGTGTCTTCATCCAGCCGATGAGCCAGCTGCCGGACTGGCTGATCACCGTCGCGTCGATCTTCCCGGTGCGCTGGATGGCCCAGGGCTTCCGGTACGTCTTCCTCCCCGAGGCGGCGCAGAACCAGGAGCTCGACGGCTCGTGGCAGCTCGGCACGGTGGCATTGGTCCTCGGCGCGTGGTGTGTGATCGGATTGCTGCTGTGCCTGAGGACCTTCCGGTGGAACAACAGCGAGCGGTGA
- a CDS encoding ABC transporter ATP-binding protein: MEAIEVTGLRKTYKDRDAVAGIDLVVARGEIFAMLGPNGAGKTTTVEILEGHRRRTGGDVRVLGEDPGTAGSAWRTRIGIVLQDADDAADLTVREMVRHIGGFYPDPRSADEVIELVGLTAKSKSKIRTLSGGQRRRVDVALGIVGRPELLFLDEPTTGFDPEARRRFWDLIRRLAGDGTTIVLTTHYLDEAEALADRLVVLAGGRIVAEGTPATLGGRSAAAAQVRWRSEDGTAHEEQHEDPTDLIRHLVATGADLTTLTVTRPTLEDTYLRLIGEAR, encoded by the coding sequence ATGGAAGCGATCGAGGTAACCGGACTCCGGAAGACCTACAAGGACCGTGACGCGGTCGCCGGCATCGATCTGGTCGTGGCGCGTGGCGAGATCTTCGCGATGCTCGGGCCGAACGGCGCCGGCAAGACCACCACAGTGGAGATCCTGGAGGGCCACCGGCGGCGGACCGGCGGCGACGTGCGGGTGCTCGGCGAGGACCCGGGCACGGCGGGCTCGGCCTGGCGGACCCGCATCGGCATCGTGCTGCAGGACGCCGACGACGCCGCCGATCTGACCGTCCGCGAGATGGTCCGGCACATCGGCGGCTTCTATCCCGACCCGCGCTCGGCCGACGAGGTGATCGAGCTGGTCGGGCTCACCGCCAAGAGCAAGAGCAAGATTCGTACGCTCTCCGGCGGCCAGCGTCGCCGGGTCGACGTGGCGCTGGGCATCGTCGGCCGTCCCGAGCTGCTCTTCCTCGACGAGCCGACCACCGGGTTCGACCCGGAGGCGCGGCGCCGGTTCTGGGACCTGATCCGCCGGCTGGCCGGTGACGGCACCACCATCGTGCTCACCACGCACTACCTGGACGAGGCCGAGGCGCTGGCCGACCGGCTCGTGGTGCTGGCCGGCGGCCGGATCGTCGCCGAGGGCACCCCGGCCACGCTCGGCGGGCGGTCCGCCGCTGCCGCGCAGGTCCGCTGGCGCTCGGAGGACGGGACGGCGCACGAGGAACAGCACGAGGACCCCACCGATCTGATCCGCCATCTGGTCGCCACCGGGGCGGACCTGACGACGCTCACGGTCACCCGTCCGACCCTGGAAGACACCTACCTCCGCCTGATCGGGGAAGCGCGATGA
- a CDS encoding ABC transporter permease, with amino-acid sequence MSAGTFAPAPGRAAMRTIIGKQIRMELLLTARRGEAVVLAMGVPLLVLLGAGLFEVTNLPTDDRLGFVVPGVLALTVMSTAFTGQAITTGYERSYGVLKRLGASPLTRPGLLLAKTAAVLVQIVLQVLILGAVGFAVGWRPHGDQVLPAVAVTVLAAAGYSGLALLLASVLKPETTTGAATLIYVLMLSVGGIMFAAPDLGTAGWFLLPLAAHAEALRDTLLYGTSVPFTIWLSLGAWAVVWLTAAARNFRWE; translated from the coding sequence GTGAGCGCCGGAACCTTCGCCCCAGCGCCCGGCCGGGCCGCCATGCGGACGATCATCGGCAAGCAGATCCGGATGGAGCTGCTGCTGACCGCCCGGCGCGGCGAGGCGGTGGTGCTGGCCATGGGCGTGCCGCTGCTCGTGCTGCTCGGAGCCGGCCTCTTCGAGGTGACGAACCTGCCGACCGACGACCGGCTCGGGTTCGTCGTGCCCGGCGTGCTCGCGCTGACCGTGATGTCGACGGCGTTCACCGGGCAGGCGATCACCACGGGTTACGAGCGCAGCTACGGCGTCCTCAAGCGTCTCGGCGCCTCCCCGCTGACCCGGCCCGGCCTGCTGCTGGCGAAGACCGCGGCGGTGCTGGTCCAGATCGTCCTGCAGGTGCTGATCCTCGGCGCGGTCGGCTTCGCGGTCGGCTGGCGCCCGCACGGCGACCAGGTGCTGCCCGCCGTGGCGGTGACGGTGCTCGCCGCCGCCGGCTACAGCGGCCTCGCCCTGTTGCTGGCCAGCGTGCTCAAGCCGGAGACGACCACCGGCGCCGCGACGCTGATCTACGTTCTGATGCTCTCCGTCGGCGGCATCATGTTCGCCGCCCCCGACCTGGGCACCGCGGGCTGGTTCCTGCTCCCCCTGGCCGCGCATGCGGAGGCCCTGCGGGACACCCTTCTGTACGGCACGTCAGTCCCGTTCACCATCTGGCTGAGCCTGGGCGCCTGGGCCGTCGTGTGGCTGACCGCCGCGGCCCGCAACTTCCGGTGGGAATAG
- a CDS encoding ABC transporter ATP-binding protein, giving the protein MRDAVVRYGEKTAVDGVSLSLPRGRVLALLGHNGAGKTSLLQVCEGFRRPDGGSATILGLDPVGDHDELMPRLGIMLQSGGVYPWAAAGEILELFASFAANPLDTGMLMDRLGLRKVARTRFRRLSGGEQQRLSLAVALVGRPELVFLDEPTAGMDTEARHTTWQLIEELRADGVSVLLTTHLLDEAERLADDVVIMRNGKVAVTGTPASLTAAAGIDLLEVRADAGLDLTTLHRDVTETSPGEYAITGSLDTKALADVLGWFADAGAHVTAVSSRRRTLEDVYLSLTSDLVGAPK; this is encoded by the coding sequence GTGAGAGACGCCGTGGTGCGCTACGGCGAGAAGACCGCCGTCGATGGGGTGTCCCTGAGCCTTCCCCGGGGACGGGTGCTGGCGCTGCTCGGCCACAACGGCGCGGGCAAGACCAGCCTGCTCCAGGTGTGCGAGGGGTTCCGGCGGCCGGACGGCGGCTCGGCGACGATCCTCGGGCTCGACCCGGTCGGCGACCACGACGAGCTCATGCCCCGGCTGGGGATCATGCTGCAGTCCGGTGGCGTCTACCCGTGGGCCGCGGCCGGCGAGATCCTCGAGCTGTTCGCGTCGTTCGCGGCGAACCCGCTCGACACCGGGATGCTGATGGACCGGCTCGGCCTGCGGAAGGTCGCGCGTACCCGGTTCCGCCGCCTCTCCGGTGGTGAGCAGCAGCGGCTCAGCCTCGCGGTGGCCCTGGTCGGCCGTCCCGAGCTGGTCTTCCTCGACGAGCCGACGGCCGGGATGGACACCGAGGCGCGGCACACCACCTGGCAGCTGATCGAGGAGTTGCGCGCCGACGGCGTCTCCGTGCTGCTCACCACGCACCTGCTCGACGAGGCCGAGCGCCTCGCCGACGACGTGGTCATCATGCGCAACGGGAAGGTCGCCGTCACCGGGACGCCGGCCTCGCTGACCGCCGCCGCGGGGATCGACCTGCTGGAGGTGCGCGCCGACGCCGGCCTGGATCTCACGACCCTCCACCGGGACGTCACCGAGACCTCCCCCGGCGAGTACGCGATCACCGGGTCGCTCGACACGAAGGCCCTCGCCGACGTGCTGGGCTGGTTCGCCGACGCCGGAGCGCACGTGACCGCGGTGAGCAGCCGCCGGCGCACGCTCGAAGACGTCTACCTCTCGTTGACCTCTGATCTGGTGGGAGCCCCGAAGTGA
- the rnhA gene encoding ribonuclease HI produces MSTVVEIYTDGACAPNPGPGGWGAVLRYGNAEKDLCGGEANPTTNNRMELMAPIRALETLNRAPLTVDIYTDSVYVRDGITKWLPRWRANGWQTASRQPVKNVDLWQRLDAAVRRHEVSWHWVKGHAGHPENERADRLAARGLKEAVEAATRPA; encoded by the coding sequence ATGAGCACGGTCGTGGAGATCTACACGGACGGCGCCTGCGCGCCGAACCCCGGGCCGGGCGGCTGGGGCGCCGTGCTGCGTTACGGCAACGCCGAGAAGGACCTGTGCGGTGGCGAGGCGAATCCGACGACGAACAACCGGATGGAGCTGATGGCCCCGATCCGGGCGCTGGAGACACTCAACCGCGCGCCGCTCACCGTCGACATCTACACCGACAGCGTCTACGTGCGGGACGGCATCACGAAGTGGCTGCCCCGCTGGCGGGCGAACGGCTGGCAGACCGCGTCCCGTCAGCCGGTGAAGAACGTGGACCTCTGGCAGCGTCTGGACGCGGCGGTCCGGCGGCACGAGGTGAGCTGGCACTGGGTGAAGGGGCACGCCGGTCACCCGGAGAACGAGCGCGCCGACCGGCTGGCGGCCCGGGGCCTCAAGGAGGCGGTGGAGGCCGCTACTCGTCCGGCTTGA